The Agarilytica rhodophyticola genome has a window encoding:
- a CDS encoding Kelch repeat-containing protein, which yields MSIIIKSVHILRLTIFINTLLLLQACQPKENIDKEGENWQWELVTTQGTPTARHEASFVEHNGLMYLIGGRRINPTNVFDPSNNTWVQKSKPPLELHHFQAVSLGDAIYIVGAMTGGYPKESPLTHVIKYDPNTDTYTNVHEIPQARRRGGAGAVVYNDKIYLVGGITNGHIDGYKPWLDEYNPETGEWKVLPDATFARDHVQATVLNDKLYVFGGRTSRQRTNQVLELLVKYGEVFDLKKQQWDVVKQDLALPTLRAGNMLFAWGDEIIVAGGESHTQEAAHAEVDSFNVVTQKWRRWPNALKGRHGTGLAQANGYLYMASGSANRGGGPELPTIERLKLPDINTTSKAAQENDTDTTITQNWHTITVDFTGPAVAETDEENPFTNYRLDVEFKNSKSKHSVRGFFAADGNAANTGADKGNVWRVHFTPDVKGEWSYSAVLRKGKNIAILDAGDIADAQSIPITNSTGTFLVVDTDKEAPDFRANGFLTADGAYFRFRNSNTYWIKAGANSPENMFGFFEFDGTYRHGQNERDGEASAGSELHRLQAHAQDWQLGDPTWQDGKGKNIFGAYNYLASKGMNSHYFLTMNINGDGKDVWPFINHKDFSRFDVSKLEQWDMVFSHMQAKGILLHMVIQETENERLFDDGDTGPQRKLYFNELIARFAHHPALVWNLGEENGPAEWSPIAQTHQQRKAMSSYLKKHDPYQHPVLLHTHSTPEAKDEILSPQLGHQPLDGLSFQVEKRETVNAEIQRWFKASSKANRKWLITMDEIGVWQDGALPDSKDPNHNTLRRYALWGTLMGGGAGVEWYFGAKHQATDLTSEDWRLRDRLWTITNHARVFFEEHLPYWSMQAANELADQEDAYVLAKKGEIYAVYLPKVLSTKLDMSASHGEFTVQWFDPLHGGELQQGSRKIVSAGGQVDVGQPPSNVDRDWVVLVKKLEDKNG from the coding sequence ATGTCGATAATTATTAAATCTGTCCATATACTAAGGTTAACTATATTTATCAACACTTTACTGCTATTGCAGGCTTGTCAACCTAAAGAGAATATTGATAAAGAGGGGGAAAACTGGCAATGGGAGTTAGTAACAACTCAAGGGACGCCTACCGCAAGGCATGAGGCTTCATTTGTCGAGCATAACGGCCTAATGTACTTGATAGGTGGTAGACGAATTAATCCTACCAATGTCTTTGACCCTAGCAACAATACATGGGTTCAAAAATCTAAGCCCCCATTAGAGTTACATCACTTTCAGGCGGTCTCTTTGGGAGATGCTATCTATATTGTTGGCGCTATGACGGGAGGTTACCCTAAAGAATCGCCACTAACACACGTTATTAAGTATGACCCTAATACAGATACCTACACCAATGTGCATGAAATTCCACAAGCTCGCCGCCGTGGTGGGGCAGGTGCAGTTGTGTATAACGACAAAATATATCTGGTGGGTGGCATAACTAATGGCCATATTGACGGTTATAAGCCTTGGCTTGATGAGTACAACCCTGAGACAGGGGAGTGGAAGGTGCTCCCCGATGCAACTTTTGCTCGCGATCATGTGCAGGCAACAGTACTCAATGACAAGTTGTATGTCTTCGGTGGTCGCACTAGTCGGCAAAGAACCAATCAGGTACTTGAATTACTAGTGAAGTATGGCGAAGTTTTTGATCTTAAAAAACAACAGTGGGATGTGGTCAAACAGGACTTGGCTTTACCTACATTGAGAGCTGGTAATATGTTATTTGCCTGGGGTGATGAAATCATTGTCGCCGGTGGTGAAAGTCATACGCAAGAAGCTGCTCACGCTGAAGTGGATAGTTTTAATGTGGTAACACAAAAGTGGCGCCGTTGGCCAAATGCATTAAAAGGACGACACGGTACTGGTTTAGCGCAGGCCAATGGTTATCTCTATATGGCCTCCGGTTCTGCCAACCGTGGTGGCGGCCCAGAGTTGCCAACGATTGAGCGTTTAAAGCTACCGGATATTAATACCACTTCTAAGGCAGCTCAGGAAAACGACACAGATACAACCATCACACAAAATTGGCATACTATTACTGTTGATTTTACGGGGCCGGCTGTTGCGGAAACAGATGAAGAAAATCCTTTTACAAACTATCGCTTAGATGTGGAATTTAAAAACTCAAAAAGTAAACACTCTGTGCGCGGATTTTTTGCAGCAGATGGAAACGCTGCTAATACTGGAGCCGATAAAGGTAATGTTTGGCGTGTGCATTTCACCCCTGATGTTAAAGGTGAGTGGAGCTATTCTGCGGTACTGAGGAAAGGTAAGAATATTGCAATTCTCGATGCTGGAGATATCGCTGATGCGCAGTCTATTCCCATTACAAATAGCACAGGAACATTCCTCGTTGTCGATACAGATAAAGAAGCGCCTGATTTTCGCGCTAATGGCTTTTTAACGGCTGATGGTGCATATTTTCGCTTTCGCAACTCTAATACATATTGGATAAAAGCGGGTGCTAATAGCCCGGAAAATATGTTTGGTTTTTTTGAGTTTGATGGCACCTATAGGCATGGTCAAAATGAGCGCGATGGAGAAGCTTCTGCAGGAAGTGAATTACACCGTTTGCAAGCACATGCACAAGATTGGCAATTAGGTGATCCCACATGGCAGGACGGCAAAGGGAAAAATATTTTTGGTGCTTATAATTATCTTGCCTCTAAGGGGATGAATTCTCATTATTTTCTGACCATGAATATAAATGGCGATGGAAAAGATGTGTGGCCATTTATCAATCACAAAGATTTCAGCCGCTTTGATGTTAGTAAGCTCGAACAGTGGGATATGGTATTTTCCCATATGCAAGCAAAGGGAATTTTACTGCATATGGTGATCCAAGAAACCGAGAATGAGCGCCTGTTTGATGATGGTGATACAGGCCCGCAGCGAAAGCTTTATTTTAATGAGTTAATTGCACGTTTTGCTCATCATCCTGCTTTAGTTTGGAATTTGGGAGAAGAAAACGGCCCAGCAGAATGGTCTCCTATTGCTCAAACTCACCAGCAACGCAAAGCAATGTCGAGTTATTTAAAAAAACATGATCCTTATCAACACCCGGTGCTACTCCATACTCATTCAACACCTGAAGCTAAGGATGAAATTTTATCTCCACAACTTGGACACCAGCCACTAGATGGCTTGTCATTTCAGGTGGAAAAACGTGAGACGGTCAATGCAGAGATTCAACGATGGTTTAAGGCGTCTAGCAAAGCTAACAGAAAATGGTTAATTACTATGGATGAAATTGGTGTGTGGCAAGATGGCGCCTTACCCGATAGTAAAGATCCAAATCATAATACATTACGACGCTACGCTTTATGGGGCACTTTAATGGGTGGCGGTGCCGGAGTTGAATGGTATTTTGGTGCAAAACACCAAGCCACAGATTTAACGTCGGAGGACTGGCGTCTGCGAGACCGCCTATGGACTATCACTAATCATGCACGTGTCTTTTTTGAAGAACATTTACCTTACTGGTCAATGCAGGCGGCAAATGAATTAGCTGATCAAGAAGATGCATATGTGTTGGCGAAAAAAGGGGAAATCTATGCGGTTTATTTGCCTAAAGTCCTATCAACCAAATTAGATATGAGTGCATCTCATGGCGAATTTACAGTTCAGTGGTTTGATCCTTTACACGGAGGTGAGTTACAACAAGGGTCTCGTAAAATAGTATCAGCAGGTGGCCAAGTTGATGTTGGTCAGCCCCCTTCTAATGTTGATCGGGATTGGGTCGTGTTGGTAAAAAAACTGGAAGATAAAAATGGATAG